The DNA sequence GAGGTATTTTGTTAGGTCCACAATTACTTACTAATTATtctcctaatcttgcacttttgctaacctttgtgtttatttatatttatttattatgttttccttatcatgctaggaaatgatggagaagcttggaaatgcactaaaaagtcaactttagcacattttcctactttggCTAGGAGAAACagagctaggcaaggaaggaggagtggAAAACTGAACAAATGAATTTCAAATGAGTTAAAACTtttcagatccattctagaattcctaaggatcatttcttatgaatagtACAAGAGCTAATTcaaagtggaaggccttcaaacgaTCAGCacaagtttctgactaaaagacgaaaactgtaaaaccggacctgtactgATTCCAGCACATTTACGGCCAAACCACGATGAACTaagttctgaaattttacctggatgatctacacttatggaggaacatttggtatgaagaagtcaaggGCCAATTCCGAactctcggtggagattcaattgaaggaagaaagtgcgcaaaagGACAAAAGGTCAACGGTGGTCAAAGCCAGATTCCAGACATTTTCGGCCAAGTTGGTCGGCcaagaacatgtgtggaggacaggaaagagctgattagggttagagacttagGTGTTAAGACTTGAGGTCtaagttattttgaaattccaaatttgaaagatgacaagtagtctcattcttacaccttaTACCTTACATCTTTGTCTCCAatttattaccttgtttccCTCCACAATGACcattctacccttactttttctcttccaccaaaatatctatgggtttTCTAGatcatttctatgtggagttaaaAACTAGATCCGCATTTCgagcttacacatttgtcaatcacatctagcccttcattccttttgatttccacccttgatttgaattacCTTAGCCTTTAAATAGCTCAttttctctccccaaaaccgtTCACCCTTTTACTCTCTCACTTTGcaacatcaaaatctctcttttctctagttctagcatagtttctctctagttttcataGCTAGTTCAtagttctttgattttgtgtaagtgagaggtgtgtagccacttgggtttcaccaaaaccgaagtttctacacactttgatcaatcacttctcttgtttctcactcattcaagccttgttcttaatttgttcttgagattttgtggatttgtatagtgatttgggttctggaaccgaaatccctatactttgaagcatttctcttctcatatagcATCTAGGAGACAATAGAGACATCTTGTTCTAttggtttggctccaaaaagagTCAAACCCGTGGGTATATCACTTGTTATCCACTGtttgctctcttttatttgttatttatgatgtttatggcttgtagttgtgtaaatatgagtttgtgagtagttgaatttggggctagggccaaacttgtgcacaaaacaaagtaatctttatgttctttgatgtttatgcatgttttgaatattttgatTACTATACTTTAATGTATCCTAAGTGTGTtcatagatttatcacctagaagcatgctttaggaagttaatgaatcggaaacagaacttgataaactcttgattccgtgagcatgtgtagctaaataggtggtggcttagcttattcctacgggaagaactaagttgcttgaatttcttaccttgaaattaaagcatgatgttgtgagtttaggtcccggaagaatttaggctcatggcaccataggccatttataatccggaagattggaatggtataaaggttgtgtaatttagctttgctttggaagagattgttaaaattgcatgactagtttgtttcttcttggtagcttcatcaaagcactgaggggaaatttatcaaaacatgttgttacattaaatttgggttaTATTGTGTGCATGAATAAggctaggtgtgatgcctaagccTCTTATTCTCTCTTTATATtaaaatctctattttatttGCGTACTTTATTTTCGTGTAATTTTAATTTGTTCGCATAAATATTAAACTCAATCAAGCCGTTCACTACCATAATTTttaataccatcctcatgatctttagctCTCAAAGGGCTAAGGTAGTGACTTTCTAAAAAGATAGATTGCATATTTTTTTTAGGCTTTCTTGTGGTAATCTAGCTAGGGTGGAGTTTCccccaatcccttgggtacgatactctacactttcccttactaaaacttggaagtaaggaacatcatacacaaatttgcacgcactcatactcaatgatgtctccaacaaGTTGGTTCCATCATGCTACTCGGAAAGGTGGTTTGGGTTTTGTATTCAAGGATGAAAATGTATAATACTGGGTGGAGGTGCTTGCCTGCTGAGTTGTTTGATTTCCCCAGAACATGTCAAAATATTGGCTTGTAAAGCTGCTCTAGAATTTGTGGTGGAGCATGATTTTGGTCCAGCTATTTTGGAGACTGATGCCATGAAGGTTGAACGTCAACTCTTAACACATGATTATGCTAATACATCCTTGTTTGGCAGAATATATGATGATGTAGTGGTTCTTTTGGAGGTTCAGCATGTCATACAAGTGAATTATGTTGGTAGGAAGGGAAATACGATGACCCATATGCTGGCTAACCATGCCTACTCCCTAAGGCAGAatgtattttacttttcaactcCAGAATTTTTGCAAGCTGCAATTGCAGTTCAACTATGTAAGTATAATCTCTTCACTTTTCAATAAATGGCTAACCTCCttagattcaaaaaaaaaaaaaaaaaaaattcataaatgacacctatttggtggaaattgaagtggagAATTCAGGCAATGAATTCCTTAaattttttccacagagaaatttaaaaattCCAATATGAAATCCtcatcttcaattaaattccatcatctAGGAAATATTaaatgagaaaaaagaaaagaaaaggaaacaaaaatgggGTTTGAAGTTTGATATTATGACAAAAAGTAGGATTGAGAGTGCTCCCAAAAAAGCAGATAAAAACGTAGATGTGTTGAGAGAGTGATGCCATGTCTGATGGAGCACCCTCGCGGTGTCGTTGTCGGACGGGCTCTAGGGGACCTAGTGTCCAGAGGAGAGTGGTCCAGTCAGAGCCAGGGTGGCGGGGGGACTGTGGTGCTGTCCAAAACGGTTGGAAGACTAGATGGGGAAGGACGACGGCGGTTAGAGGCCGGGCCGGTGTCATTCGACCCAAGAACGAAGCGTGGTCGACCTAAGAGTCACCAGGAGGTTATAACTTCATGGCGCAGCGCTGTGATTACAGGTTCTCAGATCGAATAAGTGGGATCCGATTTGCTTTAGACGGGTTATCTTCGATTTGGGGAAGGCGCCTTTATCCGGTGTTGTGGTAGGATCACGATCGCTCGGTTGTCAAATTGGTGGCGGTGGTGAAGCTGCTAGTGGTTGGAAGGTAAGGGTGGTGTAGGTGAGAGGATGGCATCGTGCTTCCTACCGACTGGAGCTTTGGCTTGGGCATGACAGTTTTTGGGCTTtggctattttttttaatagttttattgcttttatttttagttAGATGTGGCTTGATGCCAGTAATAAGTCCCTATCACTATTTGGTAGGGAGATGTGGGCTTGGGGGTATGTACAATTTGAGTGCCTTATCTGGCCTAGCAAGGTGGCGAgctatttgcttgatcaaatggacaCAACCTTCTACTGACAGGATGAAATTGATTGTCATCCATTTTTATTTCCGTGCGGTAACATAGagggaaagctgtgctatttgtaattatgcttcttcgtgatagagttatctttccggtatgttaTCGCTATATCAAAGAAAATGGAGTAgccattcgtgcactctttgctaattggtgtttgttagaatacatagttCTTGTGGAGAATcctggtattatttcaggatattctctttatgcttattgtaattttggGTTCAGCTCTACATCCCCCctgtattctgcaatttcattaatcaaggtttgagggTAGCTGCATtagccctttaaaaaaaaaaaaacgaaagaggaattaaaacaaaaagaatttaggaattttttttttgggggggggggggggggggggggtgcgtGTAGGGGTTTGGGACTCTTCTGGATCCAACTTTAAGTCTACCCCTGCAACCAACGGTTATTGACTCAAAAttgacaaaatttaagttaagTCTATGATTGGCTTTTAGGAATAATGAAATCCTCACATTCGTTTAAATTCTATCATTTAGGAAATGTTAGTTTTTAACAgaacattaacggaagttagtgataggtatcatttgaaatgaaatcgaaaagttcaattactgattgtgatcaaaattgaagttcaggtaccctcgataagatagaggataagttcaggtaccatttgtgataataacccttgatATTATGATAACAGAACACAAAACGAAAGAggaattacaaaaaaaaaatttaggattttttttttttttttttttttttagggggagTGGGTGTGGAGGTTCGGGACTCTCCTGGATCGAACTTTAAGTCTACCCCTGCAACCAACGGAAGGCAATCACCTGTCCCTAATACATGTGTCCCATTAACTTATCAACAACAACTCGttaactttcttttttttaagatttaacttctgttttttttttttaaattagtaAAATGAGGAATAGCAGCAACAACCAAAAATGAAAGAACACACCCATCTCCAGATCCACCTCCAGCAACACCCATCTCTGTTGTTATGTTTCTAATActgaaaacaataaaacaaaaaggaagaGGAGACGGCAGAATTTCAGGCCGTCTTCGTTGGGGGTGTTGCCGTCTCTGTCGTTGAACCGGGTCGGGTCGGGGGCAATGTGTCGGTGCCAAATCCCCTGCTTCTCAATCTAGTCGCAAATGGTGCTACTAAGCCACGCAAGGTATTCATCTCCCTCCTTGCAACTGAACGCTGTTCAATTTCATGGTTTCTTCTCTGAGttctgataaagtaatttgaggATTTCATGGAATGTCTTCTCTGAGttctgataaagtaatttggggttcacatccaaaaccaattggtaatggatgaagtgacccaaacccttataaacccataggcaatgtcctatttttcccatgtgagatgtatatattctcaacatgcctccgcacgtgtggcgaattttcaagccatacacgtggacaacttgggtgacgtggagcccgtgtggccgttaggcatgcacacataGGAtaacccgctttgataccatgataaagtagtctggggttcacatccaaaactaactgacaatggatggagtgacccaaacccttataaatctATAGataaggtctcatttttcccatgtgtgatgtatatattctcaacaagttCATGGGTAAGAACCAACTCCTTTTGGGCTGGATTTTCTGTAACCGACTCTGCCCAGTCCACCTTTTCAGCCTTTTTCAATATTTGCGATGTCCAGGTCAACACTCTTCAATCCCATTACGGGATTAAACTCGATTCCTTGAGCTTATTCCTAGTGGGCGTTTTGCTTCAAATCGGTCTCGTTTAGGTTTCCTTTGATGAAATATCGTTTGGGTGAGTCTTGATTCTGTTTGGATTTGCTTGATTTCTTTCAGATAAGCGTTGAAGCTGTTGTGATTGGTATGGAATTTGAGGAGATACAGTCAGTCAGGTAAGTATGTTGTTTAAAATGTATGCTGGAGCTTGATGGTTTTTTAGTGACATCTTTCGGAAATTTTTGCATATGATAGGCTTTGAATTGATTAATCTTGTTGGTTTTCCCCAATATTTGCAGGGCAGACGTGTGATAGAGATAGTTTTCTATGAGATGGGTTGATGAGGGGAAATAGAGGCAAATCTTGGTTAGATTCATTGGAAGCCATGACTGAAGCTTGAATTTCTATTGAAGGTGGAACACGATGAGAGGAAACCCAGAAGCAATATGGCGTAGAGTTTTATTTTTcgtatttttttatattaaaaagtAGTACAAGTTAACGGTGTTAAGTTTTTGTTAACGGGAAAAACACATGGCCAAATATTAGTCGTGGGACAGAATGGGGATAGGGAGTTTGGGGACAGATGATATCGTCCCCCAACCTACGGTtattgactgaaaatttgacaaaatttaagttaatCCTGTGGGAACCAGGCCATTAACAGTGCCACACCCAAACTATAATCAACACTTAGGCCAAGGAGGATTGATGTGAGCCCGATGGCTCAGCACCAACCCAGGCCATTGACGAGTAACAACTTAGAGCAAACTTTGCCGTACAATGAGCGGCTTTATTACAAATCAGACATACGTACAATCAAGACTAGAGTCTAAACTCGGAAGCAATGTATTCATACTTTACAATTTCAAACAACATAATGCCAAAACATAGAGATCAGTTTGCCGCAATTTTACAAACTATCAGCAGTTCTTGATGTTCTGGTCATGGATTCCTGCTTCGACTTCTGTAGTCACTCTACGGCCTCATCTTCATGAACTTCACTCACTGCTCCTCCGCAGGATACAGCTGCTTTGAGAGAAAACAGAGCAAGAAAATGGTTAACTTCAAAAATTAATGATCTGACATAATTTTACAATTCAGCagtacaagaaaaaaaaaaatcttacctTGTGCCTAAATCTAGAATCAATACAAATTACGATTCCAAATGCCAATTGGAGGGAGAGAAATCTTGAAATCTAGTCGAAGATTGGTTGCTCCCTGTTTTGGAAGAATGGATGACTCGAATCTGCATCATCTCAAGGGCTGCACTATGCTTTTGAAGATTAGCGATGAATTTATCAGGCATATCAGATTCAATCAATTCTTCAAGCTGGATAAGACCAGTAATGCCCCATGGAAGTGAGTCCAAACCCTGACATCTAGATATGATTAGCTTCTTAAGCATAGGCATTGCCTGACTCTCAACTTTCATCAAATTTAGCTCATCGAATTCTTCTATTCTTAATATCATTAGTTTCTTGAACGTTTGAGCTTTGAATACCAACTTCTTCCCTGTGTAAAACTGAACCAAAGTGAGCTCCATCAGATTTGGCAAAGATTCGAGGGCCTCAAGTGAGTTGACATGAGGTTTCACTCTTGACCACTTTAAAGAATCTTTGTTAGACTCGTAAGCTCAGGAATCCACTTAGGTACCCTTTCTAGCCTTCCTATCAAAAATAAACGTTCAAGATAGAGAGGAGCCACTAGAGGAGATTGCATGTGATCCAAATCAAGATACTCATCCTTGCTTGTTGATGCTACATCAAATGATGAAAGATTCTCCATTTTCTGAAGAGAACAACACAATTCTACTCCATCTTCTTTTCTCACATCTGTCAGCCCCAACTTTCTGAGACCTATTAGCTTTCCCAAGGCTTTTAGGATTCTTCTGTCGTTTTCCACCTTAACTAATGACAAATTTTGTATGGAAGATAGGGCTCCAAGATTGCCTGCAGAAAGAGTCACTCCTCCACTACCGGGATTATTGCATACTAATAGATGGCGCAACCTTACAAGTTTACAAATCTCTTCTGGCAAATGGGTCACCCGGGTGTATTTAAGATCCAAGGTTTCTAAGAATAACAACTTTTCTATGGACTGGGGAACTGTTTTGATCTGGGATTTCCTTAGACTTAGATACTTTAAGAGGGTGAGGCCAACAACACTAGAAGGAAATTTTTCCAAAGGTACACCTTGCAAATCTAATACCCTTAAAAATCTAGTGGTTTTAAGTACCATGGCAAACTGAGAATCAGAATTTTCCTTCTTGTGACCTTGTAAGGTACGAATAACATTCAAGTCAAGTCCAGAACTTCCCTTCTTGTAACTCTGTAATGTACGAATACCATTCAAGTCAATTCCAGAGTTTGACAGATATTTGATAATCAGATTAGGAGCAGAGAGGCGTCGAACTTTGTCAACTTCTGTTTGTCTGCACCAGATTGTTTCGGAATCAGTGACAAACTTCTGTGACATGATGAACGCACGAACAATGTTAGAAATACGACAACTCTTCACTCGTCCATCAATTCCCCAGGAGCTGGCTTGGACCAAATTGCTGTCAATGAGCTCGTTCAGATATTGTTCTGCAACCTCCTCTACTGTTAGTCCTGCTGTCGGCTCCACAAATCCTTCAGCAACCCACAAACGAAAAAGCCTCCCTCGCCGGATGTAGTAGTCTTCAGGAAATATGCCGAGGTACAAGAAGCAACTTTTGAGATGGCTTTGAAGATCTCTGTAACAAGGCTGAAAAATACGGCTAAGGACCAAAGCTTTGGGTCAGCTGTAAAGTTTGATGTGAGGGTGTCATGTAACTCCTCCCACTCATTTTTCGTTTGTGGCTTTGTTGCTAGCACAGTACCGACAGTTGAAATTGCAAAGGGTGAGCCTTCACACTTGTTCAGGATTTTTCTACTGCACTCCTCGAGCTCGGGGGGACAAATCCCATCTTGAAAAGCCTTCTTACAGAATAGGTCATGGGCTTCTTTGAATGACAACCCAGTACTCAAATCATGGATATACTCCGAGGACTTTACAGGAAACGAAGCCACGTCAGAGTTACGAGTAATAATGATTATCTTACTCCCACACAAACCTTTTGGTAAAGAACATACAAAGAATTCCCAATCTTGTTTACTCCAAACATTGTCCAAGACGAGCAGAAACCTCTTGTGCTGCAGCAGTAGACTCAATTTCGATCTTGGATCTTGTTCTTGATGAAGATCTAGCGTTGTGGCCTCAAAATTGTTTAACATGGCAAGCAAGAGATCTTCCATTTTTAGGGGACGTGACACATCGATCCAATAACGGGAATCAAAAACCCCTTGGACCATGTTGTAAAGATTCTTCACGAGAGTGGTTTTGCCGGAGCCTCCAGGACCTACAATTGAAATCGTCAGAAGTCTTGAATCTTCTTCCATCAACTGTTTGTGGAGTCTTGCTTTAGATTCTTCATAGCccaccatttcatcttcttgaatCTTTGGAGTCAAATCCAATTCTGTTCTGCCTTTCCAGATACTTGCTTTTGGGTCAAGGTCGCCCTCGAAGCTGGAGTCTTTAAAATGTAATCTTTTGACCAATTTAATCTGTTCGTTAATTTTCGAGGACAACTTAGTGCTTGCTTTGCGTAGTTGGAGGATATGAGACACGTGCTGAATCTTGTGAGATAATTTGTTGCTATGGAACAGTGGTGCAACTTCAGAATTGAACTCATCAAGAGCGTCCTCAATATCATGAGCTATATCCGAACAATCTTTGAGCATCTGGCTGTCTTCTACATTATTATCTTTTGAGTCGGCTAGATACGCTTGCAGTATCTCCAAACACCTCTTCGCACTCTTTACCTCCTCATGGACTTTACTGGGACAGTCAGATAGTTGGTAGAGGAAGAGTTTCATCTTCTCCACCGACGCCAACGACGCTGGAACAGCAACTTCAGTCATTTGTGCAGAAAGACAATTCCCGTTCCTGAAAGAAATGCATATGTATCAGAAAATTGTATACAAACAGACATGGAAAATTAACCTTTTATTTCTCTAGTATATTTCAATTGATACATGTACTGCATACAACGTCTGGTTTCCATAGAGTGGTGCCAAATTtacctttatatatatacacacctttaaaaaaaaaaaaaaaaaaaaaaaaaagccaaaaacCAGATTTAACCAGAGGAATGCTCAGCACGAGAACAGTAAAAAAGTTAAGGAAAAGGAGTTCTAGCACTGTAGCAAGAAGAGAAAATACCCCAGTAGGAGCTAACAACAACATACTAGCCCCATGCAGGAGTACGACACAGACAGTAAGATTAAATCTTTGTTtggacaaaaagagaaaaacaaaaaaactaacaTAACTTGAGAAGAAAGTCTCATCAGAAAACCCAGCTAACCTATGAGGCGAGGAGACTGAATATTGCACTGCTGAGCAACCACCAGATTAGATGCAGAAGGATACTGCTGAGCAACCACCAGATTAGATGCAGAAGGATCAATTAATTGAGGGAAAATGTGAAGGGTTTCAACCAGCAATAGGTTAcggaggtttttttttgttttttccagAGGTAAGCCGGAGCGACACAGATTAAACTTCTGATACTGAGGGATGAGATACAGATCGAACTTGTTGGTTCTTATAATGGAATATCAGATGTCACGGAATAAAGTCTACTCTCAAGAAAGTCCACTACTTCTTTGCAATTGGGCCACCATGGGCTGCGAATAAGCTATTAAGGTGACATGGGACAGATGACACATTCCCGGGCATTCaaattaatttaaaagaagCGTCAAATACCAGATGGGTCCTTAATTTACGCTCGCGTGTTTTGAACGAGCaatttatatctaaaatattcTTGTCTCTAATGGTTTTTCATGTTGCTTCTCATATTGGCTATGTTATTTACAGTGTTAAGAGTATTCGATAAGTCAATTCACGTGGCAACATGTAATTAGTTCCTTCGTCATTCTAGCTTTGGTAGTCTGTGCAGAAATTTACTGTTTTATCAGGTGCAATTTCAATCTCATCATGTCctaattagattttttttttgttagagcATGTTTAGAAatgctatatatttttttaaagtcCACTCTATGGCAAAGAAAGTCTACTCTGAAAAAAGTCCAATTCTTTGCAATTGGGACACCATGTGTTGCGAATAAGCTACTAAGGTGACATATGACACATTCCTGGGCGTtcaatttaatttaaaagaAGTGTCATATATCACATGGGTCCTTAATTTACGCTCTTATATTTTGAATGAGCAATTTATATCTGAAGGATAATCGTAAAATGAAAGTCTCTAATGATGATTTTAAAATAGAGATTTCATGAGAACTTTCAAATCAACGATTAGATAAGTGGTCCAAACTTTAGTTAAAATTttatgtaacgtcccgtatctcaatttacctgtttactagtcatttggacggtaaacgacaattactttcacttttactttgtttcgattcttttagtggccctaaaagttgactttttattcgggtcaaaatttgagaaaatattcttcGTGAAAGTTGTAggagacgttaaaccgagcactTGCATATgcggtacgtaaaaatcggagctcgtatgtgaaagttataagcgaaaatgtgaaaattactgttcatggtaagtagtatatatttgaaaaagttactgtggctggtaagtttttatttcttcttctctctccttcctcccGTGTTTTCTCCCTCTCCTCAGCActctctgcaactccggccatctccctcTTTCGGCCACCTGAGAGCGAACAACAAGCACCGGTCGACTCCTCTACTcctacccaacctccccacgGCGGCTTGGCAGGAAAATGACGCATCGGGTCCTTGAAGTTTTCACTGTAGCAGAAGTGGTCAACGtcgatattttccgattccggccgtctccggccaccaaaccgacgtcgaaggttcggtttttgccaatgATCGTTTTGCCCCTTTTCAAGTGAAGAGGATGGGTTACTATTGGCCCAGTATGGTTAAAGATTGCATGGAGTATGCACAAAGGTGTCAAGCTTGCCAGTTTCATGCAAACTTCATCCATCAACCACGAAAGCCGTTGCATCCAACGATTGCTTCCTACCCCTTCGATGTGTGGGGACTTGATGTTGTTGGGCCCATAACTCTGAAATCctccgccagtcactcatacatTCTAGTGGCTACGGATTCCTTTTCAAAGTGGGCAGAGGCAGTACCgcttaaagaaataaagaagaaaatgttGTAGACTTCATCAAAGGGAATATCATTCAACGATATGGTGTTCCTCGCTacatcatcacagacaatgccAAGTACTTTTCCAATAGTGCCATGGAGAAACTCTGTGAGAAATATCACTTCAAGTTACACTTTTCTTCTATGTACAATGCCCCAGCAAATGGGTTGGTTGAAGCATTCAACAAGacattgtgtaacattttgaagaaagttgtcagcaaaacaaaaagggattgGCATGAAGAATGGGCGAGGCGCTCTGGGCCTATAGAACGACATATCGAACTGCCACGAAAGCTACACCTTACTCCCTTGTATATGGTGTTGAAGCCGTCTTACCCTTGGAGAAACAGATTCCATCTCTGAGGATTGCTTTGCAAGAAGGACTGACTGATGAAGAGAACGCCAAGTTACGCCTTCAGGAGTTGGAAGCCTTAGATGAAAAGAGACTTGACGCGCAACAGCACTTGGAATGCTATCAAGCTCGAATGTCACGAGCTTTCAACAAAGGGGTTCGACCCAGATCCTTTCAAGTTGGTGATCTAGTGCTTGCCGTGCGCAGACCTATCATTATGACACACAAGACTGGTCCAAAGTTTCAGTCAAAGTGGGATGGACCTTATGTAGTCCGCGAAGTCTACACCAATGGAGCCTACAAAATTGTGGCTGAAGATGGCCTGAGGATTGGCCCCATAAATGGAAAGTTCTTGAAGAGGTACTATGCTTGAAACGCATAAGAAGACGCTCCTAGCCAGCACAAGCCTAAACTGCACAtggcacacaaaaaaaaaaaaaaaaaaaatcaatttcacTTCATCCATAAACCcttcactacaaaaaaaaattgcaatggccACGGCGCAATGCCGTCGTAAAAGAGCATTGGCGACTACAATGCTTCCGACgccgttggtggcgtcgccaatgTTATTTGCCACGGCAATTCCCCGTCGCAAGACTATTAGCGACGGCAAACGTTTGCCATAGCAAGaattttgcgacggaaaaatgccgtcgcaaataccaatggcgacgccaccaaccgCTACTGAAGTTTTTTGCCGTCGCCAAAAGTCATTTGCTACGGCAAAAATGCCATcgcaaaaaaattatttatgaataaaaaaaaaatcggcaTGCAAATGCacaccgatttttttttttttaatgaatgaaAACTATACAAAAAGGAATGAAGCTTATATAAAAGGAAATGTTACACTTTAATTTTCCTCATAAATGTTACAAAATGAATATTGAAGCTTCTACCAAAATTTACAAGATCAATAATTAAGCTTTACAAGTTAGTTTTTTTCCTCTACTTCAAGATGAACTTTGCAGGGATCTTCCTCGATCTACTTCATGTACCAATTACTCTAGTGTTGTTGCAAGCCTCCTATAAC is a window from the Rosa chinensis cultivar Old Blush chromosome 2, RchiOBHm-V2, whole genome shotgun sequence genome containing:
- the LOC112184295 gene encoding disease resistance protein RPM1 → MTEVAVPASLASVEKMKLFLYQLSDCPSKVHEEVKSAKRCLEILQAYLADSKDNNVEDSQMLKDCSDIAHDIEDALDEFNSEVAPLFHSNKLSHKIQHVSHILQLRKASTKLSSKINEQIKLVKRLHFKDSSFEGDLDPKASIWKGRTELDLTPKIQEDEMVGYEESKARLHKQLMEEDSRLLTISIVGPGGSGKTTLVKNLYNMVQGVFDSRYWIDVSRPLKMEDLLLAMLNNFEATTLDLHQEQDPRSKLSLLLQHKRFLLVLDNVWSKQDWEFFVCSLPKGLCGSKIIIITRNSDVASFPVKSSEYIHDLSTGLSFKEAHDLFCKKAFQDGICPPELEECSRKILNKCEGSPFAISTVGTVLATKPQTKNEWEELHDTLTSNFTADPKLWSLAVFFSLVTEIFKAISKVASCTSAYFLKTTTSGEGGFFVCGLLKDLWSRQQD